Genomic segment of Buchnera aphidicola (Aphis nerii):
AGAATCTTCCTTGGCAAAAAGATAAAACATTATATAAAGTTTGGATATCGGAAATAATGTTACAACAAACTCAAGTAAAAACCGTTATTCCATATTTTAAAAAATTTATATTAAAATTCCCAAATTTAAAATTTTTAACAAATAGTACATTAAATGATATTTTATATTTATGGAGTGGTCTTGGATATTATAAAAGAGCTAAAAATATTTATAAAACATCTAAAATTATACAAGAAAAATTCAATGGAAAATTTCCTAGAAATATTTCAGACGTACTGAAATTACCTGGTATAGGAAAATCTACTGCAGGTGCTATTTTATCTTTTACATTAAATTATTCTTTTTCTGTTTTGGATGGAAATGTAAAAAGAATTTTAATACGGTACTATGGAATTTTAGGATGTTCAAAAAATATTAAAACTGAAAAAAAACTATGGAATATAATAAAAAATATAACTCCTATCCATAATACTGGTAATTTTAATCAAGGAATCATTGATTTAGGTGCATTAATTTGTACTAATTGCAATCCTAAATGTGAAATTTGTCCATTAAA
This window contains:
- the mutY gene encoding A/G-specific adenine glycosylase, translating into MTFYVFSQLILNWYHFNGRKNLPWQKDKTLYKVWISEIMLQQTQVKTVIPYFKKFILKFPNLKFLTNSTLNDILYLWSGLGYYKRAKNIYKTSKIIQEKFNGKFPRNISDVLKLPGIGKSTAGAILSFTLNYSFSVLDGNVKRILIRYYGILGCSKNIKTEKKLWNIIKNITPIHNTGNFNQGIIDLGALICTNCNPKCEICPLKKNCVAYKEKAWNRYFLEKNKTIKLKKIYWFIILRFKYKIWMEQNNTKNIWNNLFCFPSFEKRKYAIEWLKKNKINFKKNKTINSFNHEFTHLKIQAKPIIIELLFQQKIINIQKTGIWYNLKKPQKIGLPKLVEKIITLLI